A segment of the Neisseria chenwenguii genome:
TGGCTTCCTTCGTCGTAATTTGTCCACGCGGCGTGTTGGGCGGGCATTTGCGCGGCGCCGAATTTCTGCGCGAAACGCTGCACAATCAGCGCCCAGTTTTCGGGCTTGAACTCGGGCAGCGGGGCAAACTGCGGCCCGCCCGCGCCCTCTTCTTCGGCCTCGTCGGCGTCGTCTGCCAAAGCGGGAATATCGAGATCAGCAGCCGGCAGTGCGCTGCCTTCGTCGGCTTCGTCATCGGGCGACGGATAGGCGTTGCCGTCATTATTTTCAGACGGCATGTAAACCGGCTCGTCGGCATAGGCTGTCTGAAAATCCTGCGGGTAAATGTCTTCGGGCGCAGGATATTCTTGATATTCGGGTTCCGTGAACACGGCTGCGGCGGCGGGATCGGGCGTTTCAGACGGCAGTTCGGCGGCTTGCGGCTGTTCTTCTGCCCTATCTGTTTTTTCAGACGGCACTTTTTCAAACAGCATTTCCGCCGTTTGAACATCAGCCTGCACCAATCCGTCTGCCGCGTCATTTTCAGACGGCATGGGTTCGGCAATATCAGAGACCGTCTGAACAGCCGGTTCGGCCTGATTTTCAACCGCTTCTGCTTCTTCCCACGGCGGCAGTTCTTTCTCTTCCGCTGCGGCGTTTTCAGACGGCATGGCTGCCTGAACCGCTACGGGCACGGGTTCAGCCTGCGGCTTTTTTGGCGGAATCGACGCTCCAGCCGCATCGTGAAGTTGGGTGTGTTCCAACAGGCCGTCTGACGGATGGTTTTCCGCCGCCAGCGGGGCAAACGCCAGCATACGCAGCAGCGTCATTACAAAACCCGCGTATTCGTCGGGCGCGAGGCTGAGGTCTTGCTTGCCGTGGATGGCGCATTGGTAGTAGAGCTGGATTTGCTCGCCACTCAAGATTTGGCTCAAGGCAAGCAGCGTGTCGCGCTCGGGGTCGTCCGCCGCCAGCGCGGAAGGCACGGCCTGAATCAGCGCGAGTTGTTGCAGCAGCATGGCCAGTTCTCCCAATGCACTGTCGAAACCGATGGAACGCGCGGCCATTTCCTGCGCTTTGGCCAGCAGCGCGGCGCCGTCTTGTGCGGCAACGCCTTGCAGCAGTTGGTAGAGATAACTTTTATCGACCGCGCCGATCATCTGGCGCACATCAGCCTCGGCGACATTGCCCGAACCCATTGCAATCGCCTGGTCGAGCAAACTCAGCGCGTCACGCATCGAACCTGCGGCGGCGCGGCCTAAGAGCTGAAGCGCGGGCGCTTCGTAGGGGATGTTTTCACTGTTTAAAACATGCGCCAAATGGTCGGCAACCTGCTGCGCGGTCATATTGCGCAAAACAAACTGCAAACAGCGGCTCAATACGGTTACGGGAACTTTATGCGGGTCGGTAGTGGCGAGGATGAATTTGACGTGTTCGGGCGGTTCTTCCAGCGTTTTGAGCATCGCGTTGAACGCGCTTTTGGACAGCATATGCACTTCGTCGATGATATAGACTTTGTATTTGCCTGCCGTCGGCGCGTATTGGGCGTTTTCCAACACCTCGCGGATGTTGTCGATGCCCGTGTTGGACGCAGCGTCGATTTCCAGCAGATCGACATAACGCCCCGCATCAATCTGCGTACAGCTCGGGCAGACGCCACAGGGCTCGCCGTGATCGGCATTTTCGCAGTTGAGGCTTTTGGCCAGAATCCGCGCAATCGTGGTTTTGCCCACACCGCGCGTGCCGGTCAGCAGGTAGGCGTGGTGCAGACGGCCTTCGTCGAGCGCGTTGCGCAGGGCTTTGACAACGTGTTCCTGACCGACTAAATCGGCAAAGGTTTTCGGCCGCCATTTTCTGGCGAGAACTTGATAGGCCATGGGTTTTCTCTGGATAACTGGAAAATCGGCAGGCCGTCTGAAAACTTTGGTGGTCGATGAGCAAAGTCGAACCACCATGCTCGGCAAGCGGAGTTTCAGACGGCCTGCTCCGCGATGCGGCATTCTAACATTTTTATCGCTCGCGGCGCAGCATTAGGCGTGTTTGGCGTTTTCGTATCAAACAGCAAAAGGCCGTCTGAAAACACAACAACGTATTTCAGACGGCCTTTGTGTGCAAAACAATTACAACCCTGCTGCGCCCACCGAATTGGCAATATCGCGCACGGCGGTTGCATACATACGGCTGTTGTTGTATTTCCAGACGCTGTAAAAATTGTTCAGCCCCAAATAATATTCAAACACGCCGGGCGAAGTTTCCAAGCGGTAAAGCACGGCTTTTTCGTTGTCGGCCACCGCCGTTTTCGGCACGACGCCCATTGCTTTGAAATCGGCAACCGTGCGGGTCAGCGCCGTTTTTTCGTCGATAATGGCCTGAAGCTGCGGATTGATGGTCAGGCTCACGGGCACAATCATTTTTCCGCCCGTTTTCCAGCCGTGTACTTTCATATAATTTGCCACAGATGCGGCAATATCGCCGACGTTGTCCCAAATATCGCGTCGGCCGTCGCGGTCGTAATCCACCGCCCATTTGCGGAAGCTCGACGGCATAAACTGCGGCATCCCCATCGCGCCTGCGTAGCTGCCTTTGAAGCTGAACACGTCGGTTTTTTCTTCTTTCGCCATCAGCATCAGCTCGCTCAATTCGCTTTGGAAATAATCGGCACGGCGCGGGAAATCAAAGCCCAGTGTCGCCAGCGCATCGCCAACGCGGAAGCTGCCGGTATTTTTACCGTAATTCGTTTCGATGCCGACAATCGCCACAATCAGCTCAGCCGGAACGCCGTATTTGGCGGCCACGTCATCAATCACCGCACGGTTGGCGGCGTAAAACTGCCGTCCGCCCGCCGTTTTCGCCGCGCCGGAATTGCCGGTGCGGAATTCGTACCACGGGCGCGACGTGCCCGGGCGGTAGATAATTGTGATGATGTTGGGTTTATAAACCGCGTTATTGAAAAAATCCTGCCATTGCGCCTCGCTGAAACGCCCCTGCTCTACCTCGTAACGGATAAACGACTGAACATTGCTGTTGCCCGAAAAACCGCTGCTGGCCACAGATTCCGCCGCCGCATCAAACGCCGGACGCTTGCTTTGGTTAACGGGTTTGACAGGCTCGCCGCCTGATTTCGGCGCAGGTGATTTGGTACTGTTACAAGCCGCGAGCGTCAAAGCGGCGGTGGTCAGCGCGAGGAGGAGTGACTTTTTCATGATGTGTCCGTTTGGTTTAATAATGGAAAGTTAGGTTGAGTATATTATAAGATTAGTAAAAATCAACCGAAAAAACGCCGGAATGGATCAATAAAGAGATTGGCAACAATACTGCCGGCTATTTTGCGTTATCTCTTCAGCCGATTCCAAATGTTGCTAGGTTGGAAAGTGTCAATAAAAAAGGCCGTCTGAAAATTCAGACGGCCTTTTCTTGAAAAGAAATTACTCAGCGGCTGCAACAACAGCAACGGTAATTTTGGCAACAGCGTCAGTGTGCAGAGCCACTTCCACTTCGTATTCGCCAACTGCTTTCAGTGGACCGTTCGGCAGGCGGACATTGGCTTTGGCTGCTTCGATACCGGAAGCCACGATAACTGCGGCGATGTCGGCATTGGTAACAGAACCGAACAAACGGCCGTCAACACCGGCTTTTTGGGCAACGGTAATGGTTTGACCGTCCAATTTGGCTTGGCGTGCTTGCGCATCAGCCAAGATTTCGGCTTGTTTGGCTTCCAATTCGGCACGGCGCGCTTCGAATTCTTTCATGTTGGCTTCGGTAGCGCATTTGGCTTTGCCTGAAGGAATCAGGAAGTTGCGGGCGTAGCCGTTTTTCACGGTGACAACGTCGCCCAGA
Coding sequences within it:
- the rplI gene encoding 50S ribosomal protein L9 translates to MQIILLEKIGGLGNLGDVVTVKNGYARNFLIPSGKAKCATEANMKEFEARRAELEAKQAEILADAQARQAKLDGQTITVAQKAGVDGRLFGSVTNADIAAVIVASGIEAAKANVRLPNGPLKAVGEYEVEVALHTDAVAKITVAVVAAAE
- the mltB gene encoding lytic murein transglycosylase B; this encodes MKKSLLLALTTAALTLAACNSTKSPAPKSGGEPVKPVNQSKRPAFDAAAESVASSGFSGNSNVQSFIRYEVEQGRFSEAQWQDFFNNAVYKPNIITIIYRPGTSRPWYEFRTGNSGAAKTAGGRQFYAANRAVIDDVAAKYGVPAELIVAIVGIETNYGKNTGSFRVGDALATLGFDFPRRADYFQSELSELMLMAKEEKTDVFSFKGSYAGAMGMPQFMPSSFRKWAVDYDRDGRRDIWDNVGDIAASVANYMKVHGWKTGGKMIVPVSLTINPQLQAIIDEKTALTRTVADFKAMGVVPKTAVADNEKAVLYRLETSPGVFEYYLGLNNFYSVWKYNNSRMYATAVRDIANSVGAAGL
- the dnaX gene encoding DNA polymerase III subunit gamma/tau, which translates into the protein MAYQVLARKWRPKTFADLVGQEHVVKALRNALDEGRLHHAYLLTGTRGVGKTTIARILAKSLNCENADHGEPCGVCPSCTQIDAGRYVDLLEIDAASNTGIDNIREVLENAQYAPTAGKYKVYIIDEVHMLSKSAFNAMLKTLEEPPEHVKFILATTDPHKVPVTVLSRCLQFVLRNMTAQQVADHLAHVLNSENIPYEAPALQLLGRAAAGSMRDALSLLDQAIAMGSGNVAEADVRQMIGAVDKSYLYQLLQGVAAQDGAALLAKAQEMAARSIGFDSALGELAMLLQQLALIQAVPSALAADDPERDTLLALSQILSGEQIQLYYQCAIHGKQDLSLAPDEYAGFVMTLLRMLAFAPLAAENHPSDGLLEHTQLHDAAGASIPPKKPQAEPVPVAVQAAMPSENAAAEEKELPPWEEAEAVENQAEPAVQTVSDIAEPMPSENDAADGLVQADVQTAEMLFEKVPSEKTDRAEEQPQAAELPSETPDPAAAAVFTEPEYQEYPAPEDIYPQDFQTAYADEPVYMPSENNDGNAYPSPDDEADEGSALPAADLDIPALADDADEAEEEGAGGPQFAPLPEFKPENWALIVQRFAQKFGAAQMPAQHAAWTNYDEGSHLMLLSLTDDARKTTNKERLDKIQNTLAQAYNLPLKLQTEPWRDDAGWETPEMRRLRLQREGRDKAQQLLEADPTARQILETFEAQWQPESLELSDAQ